The following proteins are co-located in the Symphalangus syndactylus isolate Jambi chromosome 21, NHGRI_mSymSyn1-v2.1_pri, whole genome shotgun sequence genome:
- the LOC134735406 gene encoding embryonic stem cell-related gene protein-like has product MIIHHLLLTIFSDSARLHPGEINSHVAHTKPVWWSLHTDAHEIWCRDSDQGTSLGRSIPCPALCSVRKIHLQPQVLRPTSPRNISPISNPNFTT; this is encoded by the coding sequence atgataatccaccaccttTTGCTGACtatcttttcggactcagcccgcctgcacccaggtgaaataaacagccatgttgcccacacaaagcctgtttggtggtctcttcacacggacgcgcatgaaatttggtgccgtgactcggatcaggggacctcccttgggagatcaatcccctgtcctgctctttgctccgtgagaaagatccacctacaacctcaggtcctcagaccgaccagcccaagaaacatctcaccaatttcaaatcca